The genomic window TGTGTCAttacattattgttgttattattattattattattattattgatgcagCTCCTGAGGATGAAGCATCTATTAAGGAATTACAACATTTGATTGACAAGGTAGATGAAATGAAAAAACAGCGAGCTACTTTAGCTGCACAGCTGAGAGAGTCAGTCTGTCAGGACGACATTACTCGTCAGCTTGTTACTCGCACTGGTGAGTCACTTGAAACCATATTCAGTCAGGAGATGCAAAAACATCAAAAATATGTAAGTAATATGACAAGCCACAGGTTTGAGAACATCATACAAGTTGCATTGTAGCCGAAGTGTTGTTGTTATTGCTATCTTGTTTACAGGAAACCATTATTGAACAGAATTTAGCTGcacaagaaaatattttgaaagcacTTACGGAAGCATATGCAAAGTGTGCAGGCCCAAGAAAAGCTGCTATGGATACAATCCGAAAACGTGAAGCCACTATTAATGCATTGATATCTTCTTATGACGCATATGAAGACCTACTTGCGAAATCAAACAAAGGTCTCGAATTTTATCGAAAACTGGAGACTAATGTTACAAAGCTACTGCAGAGAGTTAAAGGAACCTGCAAGGTGCAGGATGAGGAACGTGAACAGATACTTGCAAAGAACAATAAGAAGATACCAAGACAGGATATAGAAAAGCCAAGTATTGATTCTGGTGGTCCAAAGTTGAGAGACTATCTTCAGAGTATGAAGGGTACATTGCCCACTGGAAGCTACTCTACCTCTCAGATTTTTACTCTGCCTTCTAGCACAGCAATGCCAGCAAGCAGTACAACAGGCATTGGAGGGCAACTTCCAGCCTCCTATACAGCAGAAAGTGCAGGGAGCAGCGAGAATCTTGCAGGTCCATTACCATGGGTCCCACCTGTAAGACCAGCTCCTGTGGGCTCAGAAGGTACAACTGAAACTTGCGGCACAATTACAAAGCAGGACACACTGTACCAACCCACTACATCTCCTGGTATTGCCAAACCTGAAATGAGTCACCAGACACCTGCATACGTTTCTAGTGCTCCACAATATACTTACAGCACTTCAGGATACCAACCACCTCATCAAATGCCATATACAGGAGATCAATATACAGACTATGCATATGGTCAAACACAACAATACTATCAGCACCAGACAACAGGTTCTCATGTTTTTCCTCCCACTTCATCAACTCCTAGAGGACCTGGTTCATATTCCAGTGTTGGGTCAAGAGATACAACTAGACATCATGCTGCTAAAAGCGCGGCTTATCAGTATGGCTCAGCATACCACGGTACAGATACAGTGCAAAACCCATACAGTCATTTGCAGACACCACCAATTTCACAAGCTCAGTCAACAAATGTACCACAACCACAAATTGGAGACACTTCGGAAATGTATGCTGGGTACCCACAACACTATCATACACAAGTACATCAGAATTATTCAACAAGTCAACAAGCATATTTACCACAGACAGTACCAACAACAGTACATAGCACTGTGCCTCAACAAACATCTACTTCCGGAATACCTGCAATGGATACAACTAATGAAGGTGGAGTTTCACAGTCGAGTATCTCCTCTGCTGCCCAACATAGCACCACTCCCCAATACAGAAGTACTCCCCAGCACGACACTGCTGTTCAACAGCAGCAACTTTCATATCCAGCACACAGTACCTCATATCCCACATATGATTACAGCAAGTCACAATCTTACCAATATGGGGCAGCTTATGCTGCACAGGATTCTTCTGTTAATGTTCCTTATTACTCAGGAAACACTCAACAACAGGCAGCTCAGTGTGGATGGCAAGAAAACCAGCAAACTTTGATGGGGTCATATGATACAGAACATAAAATACCACCTCATCCTCAGAGTTATCCATCTGTGCAGAAACCACCAGTGATATATCCTCAGTATCAGTGGCAACAGGCACAATCGCAGACACAACAactacaaaatcaaaatgtatcttCATATTCTGCAAGTTCCTCAGATGTTGGGCCTACTTCAAGTGCAGTCCAGTACCAAGGTGCTGGTGCTGCACCTTCAGGATCCACCTCTTCCTTACAAACCCAGCCATCTAGCATGCCACAGCAGCAACCATATTATGATAGCATGTATAGTACAGTGTATGCTGCTTCACCTCCATATTCTGTGCAGGCTTCAGTGGCAAGCAGCAGCAACATTGTTGATGCAACCCAGTACCAATACATGGCAGGAGCTGGAACGTCGTCATATACTAATGCTGGGAAGTACGCTACGTCACAAACGAGCTCATTCCAAACAGCTGTGGATGGTCAGACATATGCATCCCAATACAACACAACTCTACCAATTTCTAGTCAAGCATATTCTCATGttaattactacactgcaccatATGGTTATCAGTATGGTTCAGAAACGATTCAATCAGAATCTCAACCAACAGTGCAAAATGATACATATCAGCAAGGTACAAGTGCTCAACAAGCTGCAGCTCCTTCTCCAATGACTTACATGCAAGCACGGTTCCCAGGTGATGCTACAAATACAACCTTCAGCCTTCAGGGAAGTTCATCAAGTTCTTCAGTAGGGGGCAAGAGTGATAGTGGAGTGTCATCTAATATTGATCTTTTAGCAGGGCTGGACTTCTCGTTGAATCAAAAGCCACTTGTTCCTCAACAGCCTGCAAATGTGTCACCAAAAAAAGAGCAACAAGTTCAGCAAAATGGTGTTGCAAAACAGCAGACTGGTTCCTCAGTGCAGCAAACTGATGGTAGCAACTTCTCACCAAAAAAGGAGATTGTTGCCCAGCAACCGTCTGTGACGATGTTGCAGACACAAATCAGTTCTGTTGTTAATGAGGCTTCGGGAGCTGGAGAGAAGAAACCCCCAGTACTGCCAACAATTCAGGTAAACCTACagccataaaaaattttatttgtttatacgaGATGACAATTCCTGCACACTCAGAAAGTATTTGCTATAATAAATCTTAGTTGTATGCTGCAATGATAGGACTAACTAAAATGGAAAATTGAGATAGAAGACTATCAAAGGCTGTTCCTTAAGAGAAATAGGAAGATTTAATGAGGAAAAGACTGGATGATAGATTTAGGGATTAGTTTTAAATTTACTGACACACATGCTAGTGAATGTAGATGATGATTCAACAAAAGCCTGGCAAgtaattttgctgttttttttttttttccccagattAAACTAGGGTTGTTGGCACACTGTTTTGACACAATTATGAACTGGAAACACaagatttatgaaaaatattaatttttacttcGCATATTGAGAATAATAGCATGCATTAAACTAGGAAAATTATGGACATTAATGAGACTAACCACAAAGGCAGAGAGCACAGATGAGTAGACAtagaaatgacaaataaaacattatatggTAAGACATATGACCTGTATCAGGAAAGTGACAGTGAGAAACACTAAACAGATAAGAGTGGTGTGTATTGCATTTCTACACCTATTTTTAGCTTGTGAAtttatttgcaataacattttccaGTGGTTCTCTGTCTATAATCAGCTGGAGCAACAGTTAGGGTTTAGGTGGTTTAAACATTTATTGGAAATGAAATAGTCTTAGCTGAATGGTGCGACTGGTAAAGACTGAATTCACCAGTCACAATAACTATTCTTTATTGCGTAGATTACACTCCTCCCCTCTTTAACAGGGATGGTTCAACCACCTCAGACAAGTGCAGCACCCACGGGAGGAGGCACCGAGCAGCCACCAGAGGAGACTGGAACAAAACAGCATGGCACTCAGTCAATGAACACCAAAAAATGGATCCCGACAAAAGAAGTATGCCATGTTAGCATAGGGAAACACTCACTGGCTGCCACAACTGGTAATGGGGAAGGCCGGGCATAGGAGGGGCTTATGGTAAAGTGTCGAAGAAGTCGCCATCCAAAGACACGCAATGGGGTCAGGTGCATCAGCGGAGATGGTCACGCTAGCTGCAGGGTGGCCATGAAGGAGGCAGTGGCCAGGAACAGTATTGAGAGTTCCAGCTGCCTCAGGGCCAGTGGAGACTTCCAAAGCAGTCACAAGGATGGCTGAAGCTGCGGTGACCAGGAACAGGGTCGCGGGGGCTGGCTACAATATGCTGGCAATGACTGCAGGTCTGGCCGTGACAAGGCCAGCAAAAGTGTTTGCTTCAGCATTGACAGTGGTGAGGACAGGAGGGCCATTTGCAACAGGGCCAACAACAAAAGGCTTGGCATCTGATGGCATCTGGTGTCACATGGAAGGGCTGGGCCCATACCATTGGGGCTTATGGCAAACAGCAGGATGGACAACTACTGGGTGCCGCAAGGCACGACAACATTGCAAACAAGGGTGACAGAAGCTGGCCCACAATCCCACACATGAACTCCTGGAAGCCCCCTCTGAACACTGGTTGTGATCATGCCCACTTTAGAACTGTGGGAAAACCTATAGAATGTGAGTGAGCAGGGAGACACTCCATAACAGATCTAGAATTGCCTGATCCTGGAAAGGAACCGGCAATTGAAAAGACATGGTACACAGAAAGGCAAGAGTTACACAAAGGAACTATTGAACAAAATGTGTGCAGACCATCCAAATATGCCAAGAAATTGCTTCTACTGAGAAAACAGGAACCAGTTGCCAATTAACATCTACCAAAATTGAAATAACCTCACAATTGAACAAAGTTACAGAAACCTAGAAAAGAACAGACTGTGTTCAGAACATGGTGAGCAATTTCACTCTTTTCTAGTATTTAAATACAGACTATCACAACACAATAAACAGGAATATAGTGCCCCACCAAGTTACACTAACAGACAAGAGAAAATGTACTTGTTTGGAAAACACATGATAAATTTTGAAAGAACAAAACCATGTTCCAGCACTACACCAAAAAACACGAAATACACAGGAAGAAGTGGCCTCGTCATCCCTGTCCTGCCCAGCACTGCCACACCCTTGGGAAGAGTGCGAGCCATAGCTGCAACATCCAAGCAAAATGTGTGCATGTTCTTGTGGTCAGCGTGGCAGCATCGGCCTTTCTGTGAAGGTGGGCAGGTGATGGACGAGACCAGGAGTTGGTGCTGCAGCCAGCATACCTTGAGTGGTGTGCCAGAGAGGGCAAATTTTTAGCAGGCCCTGTACTGAGTATTGACGTGTACTGTGTGCTACACCCAATAGAGTCAGCCACATTGCCACTGAAATGACATTAGCGGAGTTGTGTGACTGGTAAAGATTGAACTTATCTGTTGCAATGATAACTTTATTTATTAACCTTGAACTAAACTTAGTACAGCTTCAGAGGGCGACAGTCCAGACTTAAGTACAACTGGAAAGCCTATCTTGATTATGTGTAGCCAGTGCCTCCATGGCAAGATCCATGATCGTGGTGAGCCGAGGTACCGTTGATGACCAGCAGCCGCGTACCACAAGGCTGTGAGCCTGTGGTCATCAGGTTGCAGGTCCAAGTGTGAGAGCAGCTGTTGAGCGTCCAGCGGCTGATGATCCTGGTGAAGGCATGAGGCTGCACTATCTGATAGACAGCAGCAGCTGCAGGCATTGTACTTCAAAGTGTAGACCTTAGATGGCTGACAGTTGGTCTGGAGTTGGCTGCGAAGGGTCTGAGTGGCAACCAAAGTACCTGTTGCAGTGGAATACAGGTGCAGCATCATGTGGACATGTGACAGTGCGTATACGAATATATGCTTGGGACTGCAGTGCTGATTACCATGATctgcaccccacccccaccccaattcTCACCCCAACTCCAATGCTGTGGTGGCTGCAGCTGGGGCGCAGCTCTGTATATACTACAGAAAGGATATTTCTTCAGTGTGCACTACTACAAGGAATATAACAGTATAAAAATACGTATTATGACTGTAAGAGAAAATATCTACAGGGTTCATTAGTAGTAAATGTAATACATATCAGGAAGTTAGTGGAAATAATTGGAAAAAGGGAGTATTCTTTTTCTTGTGGTTTTTTTCTTGCATCGACACGGGGTTAGCATGGTTATCAGTGAATTTAGTATGATTAGTTACCCCTCCCAGGATGGATTGTGTGTACTCCAACTGCCTGTGTGCAGTGTCATTCATGTGAAAGTGGGTAAAAGTTTCCTAATGTTGCTGAATCCATAACCGAGGTGGGACTTCATAACCAGTCCAGTATTCACACTGTAAGTTAAGTAAAAATAAATCCCAGCCAATGGTTCACAATTAATTCACTACAAAATTTACCTGCATTCTTTCTAAAGGGTGTACAAAAAGTCCGGTAACATTTTCAATTATGTATTACACaataaccaaacattgtacagatatcatacatatgtcgttttgaggaggatccctgaaagtttttttataccaccccattttcatcatgaagttCGTGGATACCTGAACATGGAGCTGTCACATCGATGGATCGACTGTGCTACAGAAGAGGACATCTGtgtcatgaaatggcctccccgatcacgaGACCTCACTCCATGTgagttttttctgtggggacacattaaagatttgGTGTATGTACCGCTTCTACCACgtcatgtagcagagctccaggagaaaatacgggaagtgactgccacagttgacgatgccttgctgggacgggtatggcaagaattcaattactgTACTGACGTcttccgggtcactcatggttcgcatattgaatgtttgtaaaaaagctGTCAGAgtatctcttcaaaatgcaatatgtgtgaCATCTGTGCAATTTTTGGTTctcgtgcaataaataattgaaagtgttcctggactttatgtacaccctgaatTTAGATATCCCCTcagaatatcacagttgaaaattACCTTCTCAGAACATCTCATGTTCTGCCATCCAGGAGGTTTAAACCTTCAAATTACTTCACTGCTCTTCTTTTTCTCCATTCACATTCATCCCTTTTTCCTTTTTGCTCACTCATTGTTCCTGCCTGCCCccacccccgtctctctctctctctctctctctctctctctctctctctctctggtgttaTCTTTTTTATATTTCCCTCCGTTCATCCCTTCTTATTACCCCCATCAGGGTATGCACACATTACCTTGTGTGCATAGTATTGAATAAAATCATGCCATAGCTGAGTGGATTATTCCATTTATATCCGTTTCAAATTATATTTATCGTTCACTATGTAATAATCGTCATTTAAAATATTGTCAGACAGCAGCCTTTCTGTAGCACACATATATTGTCAGACTGCAGCCCTTCTGTAGCACACATTCTATTAAGTAGAGACCTTTTTTTGGTTAGTGTATTTATGGCAAGAAGACAATGATCTATATTATTGGATTATTGGTGCCAAAAGATGTTATGGTTAttacaaataaatctttaaaattaaatttatcatAAAAATTATCCCAACTACGGCTCTGTTCATTTCACATATGTTGGAAGAAGAATTTCAGTTTGTATAACAAAATTTATCAGTAACTCCAATATTCGTACTGCCGCAAATACTGAAGAAAGCATGATCTTTGAAGTCAACTAAAAGTAACTTTATATTCCTCAGTAATGTTAGTTACACACAAAGTGTTAATGTGTTAGTCATGTGAACTCACAGCACTGACCttagtttggttcaaaatggttcaaatggttgtgagcactatgcgactcaacttctgaggtcatcagtcgcctagaacttagaactaattaaacctaactaacctaaggacatcacacacatccatgcccgaggcaggattcgaacctgcgaccgtagcggtcgctcggttccagactgtagcgcctagaaccgcacggccactccggccggcacttaattTTGGAATGAGATGGCTCTTGAAATGGTCCACCTTGACACAATAAGCTGCAGGAAAAGTGAACTTATTCACTTCTTAATGAGTAATGCTACTAGTCAATAAGCAGAATAGGACTGTGCTTATCaaatatcacttttttttttatgaCCAGTCAAAGCAGCATTGGCAAAGTAACCTGAGGACAGAAAACAAGGAATTGGGTTGGTCTTTTTTACTACAAAATCacttatcatcatcatcctcattatcATTGTTGTGATTTCATTTTAAGTTTTGTGTTACATTTAGGTTCCTGAACAGAATGAAGTTTCTGCAGAAGATCGTCAGACTTCAAAAACCCTTGAAAAAGATCCATTTGCTGACCCAGAGGTACTAAACCAGTTTGTTCTGGAAGTTGAAAAGTATGAAAAATTTGTAGAAGGGCTTACAACAAAAACCTTAAATGGACCCACACCACTtgacatgaaatggaaagaacttCTTGAACTACAggtttgattttgatttttttaaataaatatgttggtttgtaaatgtaaatttttaGCTCGTTAAGCTTTGCATGTTCCCAAGAGGTCAGTTTTAAATTACACCTTAATATAAAGTTTAAGTTAATAGATCTGATCATTCCCTCTTTATTGATACACAGTTTCATCTGGTTATGTCTGCACCACAGTGTGAATCATTTTTGTGCACAAATTAAAGATTGTGGCAGCAAGTAATTTCATTTAAAAGACACTGAAGTGTCCAGACCAGACGCTTCATATATAGCAATCACAAGAAGCAGCAGGATACATTCAAACAAAGAATGATAGAAATGCGTAATCTAACCatatgccatttattgattgtctatgttttgatggtacaaggagaaataaaataaaccaacAGATATGGTTTAcgttaatttttatcttcattgcCTCTTTTGTTTAGCCTGTTGTCTGTGGTACCAGTTCTATATTGATGCCAGTGTGTTACAGTGTCTTTTGCTACAAAAACACTTTGTCTGCCCGCTGCTCTGTCATTGTGTGTGTAGATCCAGCAGCTGACAAACAACACCCTACATTTGCATCATACCTCACGCTGAGCATCGACAACATTAAGTGTACTACTGGCTCCAGGCTAGATTTTTAgcatctcctgcagaaatgtaaGCTGTTGTTGTGTATTTGTCCAGTTTGAAATCAATTCGATTCCGAgtacaaatggattcaggcaaactgcgTTTTAAACATAGTAGATGTCCATAAAAAGCCAAAGTACACAGTAAGGATTCCGATGGTTGGCAGCAAGATGAAATTTGATGCCTGCTCACCACTCCCCTCCCAACACTCTTTATTGTTCTCAGCTAAGCTCGTGTCACTGTTCCCCCTCCAAGTCTTCTGTAGTGCTGTGCTTGTGCAACAGTGAAAAACAGACACAGCCATATCTTCTAGGATGCAGGTCATgtgtaacaacagcaactaatttacaaataaaagattgcaatcacAATTCAGTCCATTTCATGAACTTTCGCTTGTCCCACAATCTAGTACCGTCTGTTGGCACTATCTCCACAAAAGTTCTTTCAACTATAATTTATTTATGCGATAAAAATTGCAATCAGTTTAAAGTGATTTCTTTTGTTTGTTACACATctaattctggattaattttcttctacatttcatctgaatgtcaccatcttgttctaaagctgattaaaagctggtaacaTATTCCCCCAGTATTCTAAAACATGAATTGCTGCTGAGTTTTTATTTGCAACGCACTTTGTGAATCATTAgtttctcataaccaaataaaatactgACTTGTAAAGGCTTTTGAAGGGCAAAGTTTTTGCCTTTGTATGACACatttacttaaaaagcagcataaATGTATGTGTCAATACATGTATCTGAACTTCTATTGCAAATCTATTAAGATACAACAAAAGTTTGTGAGTTGATCGAgtttaatgctatttcctcctgtgtttcacgaAATTGACATTTTTTAAGCAGAGCATTAGATTGTTGTAGTTTCTACTTCATAGTTTCTCATGTATCCACCCATTGCACTAGTGCCGTGAGTCATATGTCACGTGATTGATTGAGCAAGATCAGTACTGTATCTAGTGCTTCTGCGTATCGGGAAATCTTGAG from Schistocerca nitens isolate TAMUIC-IGC-003100 chromosome 5, iqSchNite1.1, whole genome shotgun sequence includes these protein-coding regions:
- the LOC126260179 gene encoding tyrosine-protein phosphatase non-receptor type 23 isoform X1, which translates into the protein MEAVPRLPMMSFDLKSSPEPTSFGPKLKQYIRDFYHEDPESYSSEMHTLEGLRAAAVCAVKDVSGVSTLKRYYCQLHFLQSRFPMSKDGAAAVSFTWRDTYASMVCTSTDIRFEMVCILYNIGALHTQLGALDTRVSAEGMKMSCTHFQCAAWAFEHLKGSYPQPAGVDLAPDIMQFMYYLSLAQAQECILEKSMMDNRKPTIIAKVAVQIVDYYSSALNTLEQGGADDCSIAETVGSKIYKNWKRYVKFKMVYHTCISLLYRGQQAEEQQKMGERVTFYQAAAEKLEEAVKLSKGMDNIDAINEALTFTNDVVEGKKKAAKNENEFIYHEEVPPLDILPEVKGASLVKGIMFNVNDPEVAGADIFARLVPMKAHEASSLYSEEKAKLLRKVGTKIDEKDQELDVFMASLQLDYLKLHSEPESLPQELVDRCAAFSAKPDAIQNLIDSMNKLADTYQDVEAMLQDVKELLELEDKKEKEYQELMGKRPPSIVATDLTREANKYHEAHAKASESNQTLHKAMTLHISNLRILSLPLPDLKKQIPTISNMNTPEDEASIKELQHLIDKVDEMKKQRATLAAQLRESVCQDDITRQLVTRTGESLETIFSQEMQKHQKYETIIEQNLAAQENILKALTEAYAKCAGPRKAAMDTIRKREATINALISSYDAYEDLLAKSNKGLEFYRKLETNVTKLLQRVKGTCKVQDEEREQILAKNNKKIPRQDIEKPSIDSGGPKLRDYLQSMKGTLPTGSYSTSQIFTLPSSTAMPASSTTGIGGQLPASYTAESAGSSENLAGPLPWVPPVRPAPVGSEGTTETCGTITKQDTLYQPTTSPGIAKPEMSHQTPAYVSSAPQYTYSTSGYQPPHQMPYTGDQYTDYAYGQTQQYYQHQTTGSHVFPPTSSTPRGPGSYSSVGSRDTTRHHAAKSAAYQYGSAYHGTDTVQNPYSHLQTPPISQAQSTNVPQPQIGDTSEMYAGYPQHYHTQVHQNYSTSQQAYLPQTVPTTVHSTVPQQTSTSGIPAMDTTNEGGVSQSSISSAAQHSTTPQYRSTPQHDTAVQQQQLSYPAHSTSYPTYDYSKSQSYQYGAAYAAQDSSVNVPYYSGNTQQQAAQCGWQENQQTLMGSYDTEHKIPPHPQSYPSVQKPPVIYPQYQWQQAQSQTQQLQNQNVSSYSASSSDVGPTSSAVQYQGAGAAPSGSTSSLQTQPSSMPQQQPYYDSMYSTVYAASPPYSVQASVASSSNIVDATQYQYMAGAGTSSYTNAGKYATSQTSSFQTAVDGQTYASQYNTTLPISSQAYSHVNYYTAPYGYQYGSETIQSESQPTVQNDTYQQGTSAQQAAAPSPMTYMQARFPGDATNTTFSLQGSSSSSSVGGKSDSGVSSNIDLLAGLDFSLNQKPLVPQQPANVSPKKEQQVQQNGVAKQQTGSSVQQTDGSNFSPKKEIVAQQPSVTMLQTQISSVVNEASGAGEKKPPVLPTIQVPEQNEVSAEDRQTSKTLEKDPFADPEVLNQFVLEVEKYEKFVEGLTTKTLNGPTPLDMKWKELLELQEKDAHKRSISVARCYPMKNRFPDILPYDHSRVELPSTKDDYINASFVKDLTPNTPSFIATQAPLPSTHADFWMMVWEQQVEVVVCLLSDTELEGQIYWPQEKGSELTMGKMKLSLQSCNVRPNWIERIISVSLGETRARRVIVHLQFTAWPGSSFPASPGPFLSFVSETLSLYKQQRNTAHPVVVHCLSGVGRTGLFCLVCAAVCEVRAGHGLLDLVATTAIMSTNRKGSLRDREHLKFAYQSVLYYAQDLLMKRGILTSCSTFEDKRSRGGKCHTRHPSEDFLLGPPTALSQLQSGLEKMGLDAAKQQQETELNENPYVAERKVPLSSAGSSVDNSCSSSGRTSPLVSSPSPSSTPFFLIDPARFNLKPDASGTKMRRRYSRENFKVKSKDVTELDIGKDMSDDPLSKIDPLWPLKRQ
- the LOC126260179 gene encoding tyrosine-protein phosphatase non-receptor type 23 isoform X3; translation: MEAVPRLPMMSFDLKSSPEPTSFGPKLKQYIRDFYHEDPESYSSEMHTLEGLRAAAVCAVKDVSGVSTLKRYYCQLHFLQSRFPMSKDGAAAVSFTWRDTYASMVCTSTDIRFEMVCILYNIGALHTQLGALDTRVSAEGMKMSCTHFQCAAWAFEHLKGSYPQPAGVDLAPDIMQFMYYLSLAQAQECILEKSMMDNRKPTIIAKVAVQIVDYYSSALNTLEQGGADDCSIAETVGSKIYKNWKRYVKFKMVYHTCISLLYRGQQAEEQQKMGERVTFYQAAAEKLEEAVKLSKGMDNIDAINEALTFTNDVVEGKKKAAKNENEFIYHEEVPPLDILPEVKGASLVKGIMFNVNDPEVAGADIFARLVPMKAHEASSLYSEEKAKLLRKVGTKIDEKDQELDVFMASLQLDYLKLHSEPESLPQELVDRCAAFSAKPDAIQNLIDSMNKLADTYQDVEAMLQDVKELLELEDKKEKEYQELMGKRPPSIVATDLTREANKYHEAHAKASESNQTLHKAMTLHISNLRILSLPLPDLKKQIPTISNMNTPEDEASIKELQHLIDKVDEMKKQRATLAAQLRESVCQDDITRQLVTRTGESLETIFSQEMQKHQKYETIIEQNLAAQENILKALTEAYAKCAGPRKAAMDTIRKREATINALISSYDAYEDLLAKSNKGLEFYRKLETNVTKLLQRVKGTCKVQDEEREQILAKNNKKIPRQDIEKPSIDSGGPKLRDYLQSMKGTLPTGSYSTSQIFTLPSSTAMPASSTTGIGGQLPASYTAESAGSSENLAGPLPWVPPVRPAPVGSEGTTETCGTITKQDTLYQPTTSPGIAKPEMSHQTPAYVSSAPQYTYSTSGYQPPHQMPYTGDQYTDYAYGQTQQYYQHQTTGSHVFPPTSSTPRGPGSYSSVGSRDTTRHHAAKSAAYQYGSAYHGTDTVQNPYSHLQTPPISQAQSTNVPQPQIGDTSEMYAGYPQHYHTQVHQNYSTSQQAYLPQTVPTTVHSTVPQQTSTSGIPAMDTTNEGGVSQSSISSAAQHSTTPQYRSTPQHDTAVQQQQLSYPAHSTSYPTYDYSKSQSYQYGAAYAAQDSSVNVPYYSGNTQQQAAQCGWQENQQTLMGSYDTEHKIPPHPQSYPSVQKPPVIYPQYQWQQAQSQTQQLQNQNVSSYSASSSDVGPTSSAVQYQGAGAAPSGSTSSLQTQPSSMPQQQPYYDSMYSTVYAASPPYSVQASVASSSNIVDATQYQYMAGAGTSSYTNAGKYATSQTSSFQTAVDGQTYASQYNTTLPISSQAYSHVNYYTAPYGYQYGSETIQSESQPTVQNDTYQQGTSAQQAAAPSPMTYMQARFPGDATNTTFSLQGSSSSSSVGGKSDSGVSSNIDLLAGLDFSLNQKPLVPQQPANVSPKKEQQVQQNGVAKQQTGSSVQQTDGSNFSPKKEIVAQQPSVTMLQTQISSVVNEASGAGEKKPPVLPTIQVPEQNEVSAEDRQTSKTLEKDPFADPEVLNQFVLEVEKYEKFVEGLTTKTLNGPTPLDMKWKELLELQEKDAHKRSISVARCYPMKNRFPDILPYDHSRVELPSTKDDYINASFVKDLTPNTPSFIATQAPLPSTHADFWMMVWEQQVEVVVCLLSDTELEGQIYWPQEKGSELTMGKMKLSLQSCNVRPNWIERIISVSLGETRARRVIVHLQFTAWPGSSFPASPGPFLSFVSETLSLYKQQRNTAHPVVVHCLSGVGRTGLFCLVCAAVCEVRAGHGLLDLVATTAIMSTNRKGSLRDREHLKFAYQSVLYYAQDLLMKRGILTSCSTFEDKRSRGGKCHTRHPSEDFLLGPPTALSQLQSGLEKMGCSKTTTGN